The Fervidobacterium gondwanense DSM 13020 genome window below encodes:
- a CDS encoding flagellin: MRINNNVGMWAIRYLQNLQSTQNTQAQSLAQATIPIQQSVASTVIAERIRSQVNGYREVMMSVYNAIGVMNVAEGGIQNVSSNLQRMRELAVQASNGTLSEADRTALQQEFSQLAQGINRVVEQTTYNNRRVIGGDIRDMQVQLGPNEGQQMRVTLPGMDIRSLGLENVNLNNVENAQNALKALDTAIESVSNTRSYVGSVTNRLEGAARNLSTTMLNLTSSVSTLTDTDMARGVMDWLRTRLQQQATIGIIGQSNANAMNVLRLLG, encoded by the coding sequence ATGCGTATCAATAATAACGTCGGTATGTGGGCAATAAGGTATTTGCAAAATCTCCAATCAACACAGAATACACAAGCTCAAAGTTTGGCACAGGCTACTATTCCTATTCAACAAAGCGTAGCTTCAACTGTAATTGCTGAAAGGATTCGTTCGCAAGTGAACGGTTACCGTGAGGTAATGATGAGTGTGTACAACGCAATTGGTGTTATGAACGTTGCGGAAGGCGGTATTCAGAACGTATCGAGCAATCTCCAAAGAATGAGAGAACTTGCAGTACAGGCTTCCAACGGAACGTTATCGGAAGCTGACAGAACGGCTTTGCAGCAGGAATTTAGTCAGTTAGCGCAAGGCATTAACAGGGTTGTCGAGCAGACAACCTATAACAACAGGAGAGTTATTGGCGGTGATATTAGAGACATGCAAGTGCAACTTGGTCCAAATGAAGGTCAGCAAATGAGAGTCACCCTCCCGGGCATGGACATTAGATCTCTTGGGTTGGAAAACGTTAATCTCAACAATGTCGAAAATGCGCAGAATGCACTTAAGGCATTAGACACAGCGATCGAAAGTGTTTCGAATACGCGTTCTTACGTAGGCAGTGTAACAAACAGATTGGAAGGCGCTGCAAGGAATCTAAGTACAACAATGCTCAACCTCACCTCCTCCGTGAGTACATTGACAGACACAGACATGGCACGTGGAGTAATGGACTGGTTAAGGACACGATTGCAACA